ACGTCTCTTCACACATAAAGAGCTACGATACCCTTGGGACGATAAAGCATTTCGCGGTCATATAAGTACTTGCAGTTTTTTGATTGATGAAACAAAAGCTTTCTTGCAAGAGAAGCATCCCGAAATACTCGAATACTTGTCCAGTACATACCCGCCACAAGATACCGCAGTCTCGACGCCGCCCACGCCCACGACCGAGCCGATCCACGATCAGCAGGTGGAAGAGAAAGAACCGACCGATGCCGCCTCATATGTTGCCTGGCGACGGAAAAAGATCCGCAGCATCCATGAAGGTCAGCTTATGCTCGAAGTCCAAGATCGTTGGGGCAGGCCGCCGGAGAAGACCATGGACCGTGCAGAAATAGCAGCCCTTGTCCGGGGAGAAGAACCGCCAAGCCCTAACGACACGGCCAGAAGGCAGAGCCTTGAAAACGCCTTCAAATATGAGACCAATCAATACAAGAAAAGGCTGAAGAATTAGCCGGGGGAAACCCCGGTTTTTTTGCGCCTACCCGCCGGACCCGAAATCTACGCCGAAAATCACTACCTTTACCCGTTTTCTACGCCCTGACAGCAGCCTAAAAGATAAGCGATAACAGCATCATACATTCACTTAACGCCACGTTGAACGTGGAAGGTGGTTTTATGACGTTGTTATCGGAAAAGTTGATTCAGTCCTGGCCAGCCCCGCTCGTTGCCCGCGCCGAAGTGGGTCGTTTCAGCGGTGGGCTACTCCATCCCAGAACCATGGCGAACTTGGACGCCCTTGGCGAAGGGTGCGGCAAGATCACGATCGGACGCAGGGTTGCTTATGACCGTGACGCCCTGGCCAAGTGGATTGAAGCCCGCGCCACGGGTCAGGTGGTGCAGGCATGAAGAAAAACAGAGTAACCACTGACCGCCCTTTTTTGGATACCGCCGCCGCCATCAAGAACTGGCCAAGCAAGTTTGTCGCCAGAGATGAAGTGGAACAGTTTTTCTCCGGGGCCGTCACGAATACGCAGGCGGTTGTTTTGGAAATATGGGCCGGGCTGGAATACGACAAGCATTTGACCAGAGAGATCCAAGAGAAAGAAGGATTCCGCCCTATCCGTGCAAAGCATCGTGGTCGTGACGGTTGGACCGCCGCATCGTTGGCTATGTTTGTTGAGCAGCATCCCGATTGGATGGAGAGATCCAGGGCCGCCGCGATTGAGTTTGACGCGCAGCAGGCGAAGGGGGCCAGGGCATGAGAAAGGAAATGCCCCACGCGGGCACGCAGGGCAAAGGAATGGGGCTTGTGAAACGTGGCGTTTCTTGGCTTCAATGTTTCACAGAGCAGGCGGACAGTCAAGAGTTGATCATGCTGGCCGCAATACTGGCAGGGTCGGTGCTGCTATGAGCTATATCCCACGACAGGATGATGGACCAGCGGCTATGGAGCGGGCCGCCGATGCCTTGGAGTATATCGACGCCCACGACCGCGAAATCTGGTTGCGTATGGGCATGGCCCTGAAATCAGAGTTTGGCGAAGTTGGCTTCGCTATCTGGGACGATTGGAGCGGGTCAGCGGATAACTACAGCCAGCACGACGCCATGACCGTATGGCGCGGCATCAAGTCCGGTGGCGGTGTCGGCATCGGCAGCTTGTTCCACCTGGCCAGGGAAAACGGGTGGCGCGATGACGTGACCTACACAGCCGAGACCATGACGCCGGAACAAGTCGAACAGCGCAGGCAGGCCAGGATGCAGGCGACAGCGCAGGCCGAAGCCGAGATCCAGCAAGAGCAGGCCAGGGCCGCGAAATGGGCGGTTGAGATCTGGCATCGTGCCGCGCCGGTACAGATCAATCCATACTTGGAGCGCAAGCAGGTGTCGTCAACGGCAACGATTCGGCAAATCGACGTGTCGGTGGTCAATGAGATGATCGGCTATCGGCTCAAGTCCAAGGGTGAAGAATTGGAAGGCGACGTGCTGGTGGTACCCATACGCCGGGCAGGATCGACGGGCCTATGCTCGTTGGAGTTTATCGACGGCACAGGCCGCAAGACTGCCTTGGCAGGACGCGGGACGAAATCGGGCGCATATTGGGCTACAGAGCGATTTGATCGCCCGGCCATACTTTTGGTCGGGGAAGGTGTCGCGACGGTTCTAAGCGCATCACAGGATGCACAGTTGCCAGCCGTGGCCGCCCTTTCATGCGGAAATCTGAAGTCAGTGGCCGTGGCTATGCGCGAACAGTACCCGAACGCCAAGATCATCATGCTTGCGGATCTGGATAAGCAGACCGGCGAACCTGATCAGCACGCGATTGACGCCGCCGCCGCCGTGGATGGTTATGTGGCAGTGCCGGACTTTGGCCAGGATCGGGAGTCAGGGCAAACAGACTTCAATGATCTTCACGTCGCTATGGGGCCGGACGCGGTGCGGGAATTTATCACAAAATCTTCACAACCGTTAAAAAAAGGTGGGGCAGGTGGGGCAGATGGGGCCAGCCCAAGCGGGCCGGGGGTTAAGCCCTGCCCCACTACTGAAAACGGAAGTGGGGCAAGTGGGGCAGCAGGCCCAAAAAGTGGGGCAGCGATGCCCAAGGGCTATTTCGTCAACGCCGCCGGGCTACATTATCTCGACGATTCTAATCCTGACAAGGAACCAGTGCCCTACCGCCTAGGGCCGGTCATAGAAGTGTTGGGCTGGACGCGGAATACTGACAGCAGGGAGTGGGGGCAATTACTCCGGTGGCGAGATCCTGATGGTGTTGTCCATGAATGGGCCATGCCTGCCAGCCTGCTTTTCGATCGGGCCGGGGGCTGGGTGGCGGAATTGGTGCGCGGGGGCTGGATACCGGAACCGGGACAGAAACAGCGGGCTTGGCTGGCCGCGTTTTTCTCCAAGTCGAATCCGCCGGAGCGGGTGCGGTGCGTTTCGTCGGTTGGCTGGCATCATGGCCGGTTTGTGTTGCCGGATCACGTCTATGGGCTTCCCGGTGCCGAGCCGATTGTCATGCAATCCGCCATGAGTGCGAATCCGTATCAGCAGGCCGGGGGCCTGGCCGGGTGGCAGGAAACGATAGGCAAGTGGAGTGTCAGCAACAGCCGCTTGACCCTGGCCGTATGTCTGGCCCTTTCCGGGCCGCTACTCGCCAAGGCAGGCATGGGGCCGGGTGGCGTGAATATGTTTGGCACATCGTCCACGGGCAAGAGCACCTGTCTGCTTGCCGGATTATCAGTCTGGGGTGGACCCGATGCCAAGGCCAGTTGGAACGCGACCAAGAACGGGCTGGAAGGCGCGTTGGAGATCCACAACGATACTTTCTACGCCCTGGACGAAATGAGCGAAGCCCCAGGCCGATCCATGAGCAAAGTGGTTTACATGCTGGGGAATGGAGCAGGCCGGGCACGGGCGCATCAAGACGGCAGTGCTCGACGGGTGCGGAAATGGCGGTGCGCGGTTTTTTCCACTGGTGAAATCCGAGTGGAAGACAAGCTGAAGGCAGAAGGTCAGCAGTGCCGAGCCGGTCACGGTGTCCGCCTGCTTGAATTGCCAGCGGATGCTGGGGGCGGGCTGGGATGCTGGGAAGACCTTCATGGTCATGCTACCGGGGCGGAGTTCTCGCAATCCATCACGGACGCAGTATCAGATCATCATGGGCACGCGGGCCGGGCATTTGTTCAGAACCTGATTGATCGTGAGCAGGATCTGACCATTGCCACGGATCTGGACGCCATCACAAAAGCATGGACGCCTGAAGGGGCCAGTGGGCAGGTGGTGCGATGTGTCCGCCGATTTGCGCTTATGGCCGTGGCTGGCGAACTGGCCACTGTCTTGGAAGTCACGCCCTGGACGCCGGGTCACGCCATGCAGATGGTCAAGCGGTGTCTCGACGATTGGTTGCAGGCCAGGGGCACGACCGGCGACATGGAGCACGGACAAGCAGTTCAGCAGGTGTTGAGCTACCTTGCCCGATATGGCCAGGCACGTTTTGAAAATCTGGATACGCCTGAACCGGGCCGGATTATCGATCGCAGCGGATTCAAGCGCACGTCAACAGGCGGTCGGGTGCAGTTTGTTTTCCTGCCTGATCAGTTGGCAGCAGTGGTGCCGGGCCTGAACATAACGCAGGCGGTCAAGTCCTTGGACAAGGCCGGTCTGCTACGCCGCAACGACAAGCACCTTTCGCAAAAGATCACCCTGCCCGAACTTGGGCGATGCCGATGCTATGTCATCGAACCGCCGGATCTGGAAGGGGGTGATGTATGTTGAGCGTTGCCCACCTGCTTGATCAGCAGGGTCAGTGCCCCACTTTTACGGATGGTGCCCCACTACTGCCCCACTGCCCCACTTTTGAAAATGGAAGTGGGGCAGGGCTTAACCAAGGAATGACGGGGCCTAGCCCCACTTGCCCCACCTGCCCCACTAAAAAACAAGCAGTGCGTGAAAAATTGGAAACCGGGTCGGAAACGCCCATTTCGATGGAACCATTGCCGGGCCGCCACTTTATCGACCCGATTGAGCATCACTATCTGACCAGCGCCAAGACCATGCAGAATCTGTCAGAGTGCCGGGGCTACCCGCAAGCCTGTCAGCGGTGCCGATTACTCATGGCGGATATGCAGACCTGCCTGCTAGGGCCAGGGGGTGATGATGAGCGATGATCGGCAGCGAATCAACGAGCTTTTCGTCCTATGGGCAGGATCGAATTTGCAGACAAAAGACGGTCTCTTGAACCTGATCACTGGTGGCAGGCCATTTAATATTGGCGACCGTGCCCGCGCCGAAGCTATGCGCGAAATATGGAGCGAACTTCCAAAAGATCAGCAAGATCTGTTTTTCAAGGGGGCCTTTAAATGAAAGATCATTTGAATCCACCATGCCCCACCTGTAATGGGCTGGAAGTTGTAAAACTCCAGGGGGCTTTTAAGATCGATTGTTGGAATCATCAGATCCGATATCAATGCAAGACTTGCGGAGAGC
This sequence is a window from Desulfomicrobium macestii. Protein-coding genes within it:
- a CDS encoding DUF927 domain-containing protein → MSYIPRQDDGPAAMERAADALEYIDAHDREIWLRMGMALKSEFGEVGFAIWDDWSGSADNYSQHDAMTVWRGIKSGGGVGIGSLFHLARENGWRDDVTYTAETMTPEQVEQRRQARMQATAQAEAEIQQEQARAAKWAVEIWHRAAPVQINPYLERKQVSSTATIRQIDVSVVNEMIGYRLKSKGEELEGDVLVVPIRRAGSTGLCSLEFIDGTGRKTALAGRGTKSGAYWATERFDRPAILLVGEGVATVLSASQDAQLPAVAALSCGNLKSVAVAMREQYPNAKIIMLADLDKQTGEPDQHAIDAAAAVDGYVAVPDFGQDRESGQTDFNDLHVAMGPDAVREFITKSSQPLKKGGAGGADGASPSGPGVKPCPTTENGSGASGAAGPKSGAAMPKGYFVNAAGLHYLDDSNPDKEPVPYRLGPVIEVLGWTRNTDSREWGQLLRWRDPDGVVHEWAMPASLLFDRAGGWVAELVRGGWIPEPGQKQRAWLAAFFSKSNPPERVRCVSSVGWHHGRFVLPDHVYGLPGAEPIVMQSAMSANPYQQAGGLAGWQETIGKWSVSNSRLTLAVCLALSGPLLAKAGMGPGGVNMFGTSSTGKSTCLLAGLSVWGGPDAKASWNATKNGLEGALEIHNDTFYALDEMSEAPGRSMSKVVYMLGNGAGRARAHQDGSARRVRKWRCAVFSTGEIRVEDKLKAEGQQCRAGHGVRLLELPADAGGGLGCWEDLHGHATGAEFSQSITDAVSDHHGHAGRAFVQNLIDREQDLTIATDLDAITKAWTPEGASGQVVRCVRRFALMAVAGELATVLEVTPWTPGHAMQMVKRCLDDWLQARGTTGDMEHGQAVQQVLSYLARYGQARFENLDTPEPGRIIDRSGFKRTSTGGRVQFVFLPDQLAAVVPGLNITQAVKSLDKAGLLRRNDKHLSQKITLPELGRCRCYVIEPPDLEGGDVC